The following proteins are encoded in a genomic region of Chryseobacterium cucumeris:
- a CDS encoding zinc-dependent metalloprotease, with product MKTKLFCLPVFLLAISANAQWNRGLPQQKIIKKSDHSVYYQLDIDQIRTQLLRASKIGEGSPVTINIPTLNGKIEKFSVNSFPVMDEALANKYQLGSYVGLGVDDPTKYIRFSVAPNDFQSMIIGADGQYEFIEPATSDKSFYSVHGKTNKNGHAFTCSTKEDKESVANLQKLKNAGVTARSNNKTFHTLRLAMSVTGEYTTYFGGVSGALTQINATLSRVKGVFEKEFNVHVNAIDAPGLIFTNSANDPYSIADNKCKWNFELMNTLHGGTYGVTDDDFDIGHLFGATGGGGNAGCIGCIGNNDISATSYTAAQSDCQDAAGNYYAYTYPENYKGSGFTSPADGIPQGDNFDIDYVAHEMGHQLGDNHTFSYDEETGSNTYVEPGSGSTIMGYAGITGTNTDVQQHSDAYFHSVSIDQVQTNLAAVTADVETPITNNPPVVAAMNTTYTIPKSTAFVLTASATDPDGDALTYCWEQVNSSLLVDGIGKSSSASTGASAIGSTSTGANFRSWTPTSSPTRYFPKLSTVLGGAVKKAADFEAASTVARTTNFRITVRDNKPGGQAQTAYATQTIVVGSAPAFTVNTTTLTPNANSAIAWTVSGTTAAPYNVANVKIDYTADGGATWNDLAASVPNNGSANVFIPASLAGKTIHLRVSAIGNVFYAVKQATVSGLLAVSEAGNAKPVKIYPNPAEDVLNVTNVSSSASYEIFSAPGQIIARGTIGDGKINLKTLVKGIYFITINNKEEKSTTKFVKK from the coding sequence ATGAAAACAAAATTATTTTGTTTGCCGGTATTCCTGTTGGCAATATCTGCAAATGCCCAATGGAACAGAGGGCTGCCTCAACAAAAAATAATAAAAAAGAGTGATCATTCTGTTTACTACCAGCTTGATATTGATCAGATAAGGACACAGCTGCTAAGAGCTTCTAAAATAGGCGAAGGTTCTCCCGTCACTATTAATATTCCTACTCTTAATGGAAAAATCGAGAAATTTTCAGTCAACAGCTTTCCGGTAATGGATGAAGCCCTAGCTAACAAATACCAGCTGGGTTCCTACGTTGGGCTCGGAGTGGACGACCCAACCAAATACATCAGGTTCAGTGTCGCCCCCAATGATTTTCAGTCCATGATCATTGGTGCCGACGGTCAATATGAGTTTATAGAACCGGCAACATCTGATAAGTCCTTTTATTCCGTACATGGAAAAACTAATAAAAACGGGCATGCATTTACATGTTCTACAAAGGAAGATAAGGAATCTGTTGCCAATCTTCAAAAGCTGAAAAATGCAGGTGTTACTGCAAGATCTAATAATAAAACTTTCCACACCTTAAGGCTGGCTATGTCAGTGACAGGTGAATACACTACCTATTTCGGAGGAGTTTCTGGTGCACTTACCCAGATTAATGCCACTTTATCAAGGGTAAAGGGGGTATTTGAAAAGGAATTTAATGTACATGTCAATGCAATCGATGCCCCTGGCCTGATCTTTACCAATTCTGCTAATGATCCCTACAGTATAGCTGATAATAAGTGTAAATGGAATTTCGAACTAATGAATACATTGCATGGAGGAACTTATGGTGTTACAGATGACGATTTTGATATTGGACACTTGTTCGGCGCTACAGGTGGTGGTGGAAATGCAGGCTGTATCGGCTGTATAGGAAATAATGATATCAGTGCAACTTCTTATACCGCTGCGCAAAGTGATTGCCAGGATGCCGCAGGAAATTATTATGCTTATACATACCCAGAGAATTACAAAGGAAGCGGTTTTACATCTCCTGCGGACGGTATACCACAGGGAGATAACTTCGACATAGATTATGTAGCGCATGAAATGGGACATCAGTTGGGGGATAATCATACCTTCAGTTATGATGAAGAAACAGGCTCTAATACCTATGTGGAACCAGGATCGGGATCTACCATTATGGGCTATGCCGGAATTACAGGGACCAATACAGATGTTCAACAACATTCTGATGCCTATTTCCATAGCGTAAGCATTGACCAGGTGCAGACCAATCTTGCTGCAGTAACTGCTGATGTGGAAACACCTATCACCAATAATCCACCAGTTGTAGCTGCCATGAATACAACTTATACCATACCGAAATCTACCGCATTTGTGCTGACTGCATCAGCAACAGATCCGGACGGAGATGCCCTAACCTACTGCTGGGAACAGGTAAATTCCAGTTTACTAGTTGATGGTATTGGTAAATCATCGAGTGCAAGTACTGGAGCTTCAGCTATAGGTAGTACATCAACTGGAGCTAATTTCAGATCCTGGACACCTACCTCCAGTCCTACCAGGTATTTTCCTAAGCTGTCAACGGTCTTGGGAGGAGCAGTAAAAAAAGCAGCAGATTTTGAAGCAGCTAGTACCGTTGCAAGAACTACAAACTTCCGTATAACGGTAAGAGACAATAAACCGGGTGGACAGGCCCAGACCGCCTATGCTACCCAAACCATTGTAGTAGGCTCTGCACCGGCATTTACTGTAAATACAACAACATTGACACCCAATGCCAATTCTGCAATTGCATGGACTGTTTCCGGAACAACAGCTGCTCCATATAACGTAGCTAACGTAAAAATTGATTATACAGCAGATGGCGGAGCAACCTGGAATGACCTTGCTGCATCAGTTCCCAATAACGGATCAGCGAATGTTTTTATCCCGGCATCTTTAGCTGGAAAAACGATTCACCTGAGAGTCTCTGCTATTGGAAATGTTTTCTATGCTGTGAAGCAGGCTACCGTATCCGGTTTATTGGCAGTTTCTGAAGCTGGAAATGCGAAACCTGTGAAGATTTATCCAAACCCTGCAGAAGATGTATTGAACGTCACAAATGTTTCTTCAAGCGCTTCTTATGAAATTTTCAGTGCTCCGGGGCAGATCATTGCCAGAGGAACTATAGGCGACGGCAAAATTAATCTAAAAACTCTTGTGAAAGGAATCTACTTTATTACCATCAATAATAAAGAAGAAAAGAGTACAACTAAGTTTGTTAAAAAATAA
- a CDS encoding low affinity iron permease family protein, protein MTVMGKKSHSFFEKFSNWAVKFTGSPYAFIGAFVIVVIWAVTGPFFDYSETWQLVINTGTTIITFLMVFLIQKAQNKDSKAIQIKLNELIAAHEKASNRIVDIEDLTEEELDQLHVYYERLGHLAKKEADIHTSHSIDAAERNHDYKYEFFKRKHEEWLQKKDHKNID, encoded by the coding sequence ATGACGGTTATGGGAAAAAAAAGCCATAGTTTTTTTGAAAAATTTTCAAACTGGGCTGTAAAATTTACAGGAAGTCCATATGCTTTTATAGGAGCTTTTGTTATCGTAGTGATATGGGCGGTAACCGGACCTTTCTTTGATTATTCCGAAACCTGGCAGCTGGTGATCAATACCGGAACTACAATCATTACCTTTCTGATGGTATTTTTGATTCAGAAAGCGCAGAATAAAGACTCCAAAGCGATACAGATTAAACTGAATGAACTTATAGCTGCTCATGAAAAAGCAAGTAATCGTATTGTGGATATTGAAGATCTTACAGAAGAAGAACTTGATCAGCTTCATGTTTATTATGAAAGGCTAGGCCATCTGGCCAAAAAGGAGGCTGATATTCATACTTCTCATTCTATTGATGCTGCAGAAAGAAACCATGACTATAAATATGAGTTCTTTAAAAGAAAACATGAAGAATGGCTGCAGAAAAAAGATCATAAAAATATTGATTGA
- a CDS encoding TonB-dependent siderophore receptor: protein MNKVVSFSLLLLGGVLANAQKVNDSVKHKKIEEVELFGEKKKQPQGLDAITRLPLKTRDQIQSISVISHKAIEELGALTVTDVAKNVPGVTLFSSYGGGNESMSIRGYRGVPVLKNGVQLDSDFRTAGMITDMQGVESIQVIKGSAAIGQGIGNGLGSAGGVINVVTKRPQFIDQTNVGFRYGSWDFYRPTVDFQRVLDSQGKVAVRFNGAYQNNNSFRSHVQGERIYVNPSVAFRPDDKTIINVEMDYLHDKRTPDRGTINLAPGTVEALYHMPKGKFLGYASDYSKTETFNFATTIVRNLTDKFKVRAAFVNSVSNTDSEASSVSLPAGETNYNIRQRTIGKSQGEDINKVLQLDFIGEQIKTGFINHTFQVGFDWRETETSSTTYEAYKNSIAPGNLITARATKIGNTTYAANPLDIFDVVNGSIPNQLPVNVIYKNLGRSNAVLTPSIGAMAQDVMTIWKYVKAHLGLRYSRLNGSTNESVDTWNPNFGLIVSPLPNVNVFGSYTTTTSLRSSNNLLLEGGRVGPSMTKQWEGGIKSDWFNERLRFNVTVFDIKTDHLSFTILDENYNPVVIDKQTMYGLAGNLRRKGVEVELIGRILPNLQVMSGWAYLDAQYQDSPAYMNGSAPMNAPKHTANGWLNYKFNEGTLSGLDVGAGIYYVGKRPVDEWTQKTFTAGHLNSVRPGDKPFDMPEYTTVDAQVGYSLKNGMGIRVFFNNIFDSVGYSSYFRGGYIDQIQPRNFAVQVNYKF, encoded by the coding sequence ATGAATAAAGTAGTATCCTTTTCTCTGCTATTATTGGGTGGGGTTCTGGCCAATGCGCAGAAAGTAAATGATTCAGTTAAACACAAAAAAATTGAAGAAGTAGAACTATTTGGTGAGAAAAAGAAACAGCCGCAAGGGCTGGACGCAATTACCAGATTGCCATTGAAGACCAGAGATCAGATTCAGAGTATTTCTGTAATTTCCCATAAAGCCATTGAAGAATTAGGAGCGCTTACAGTTACTGATGTTGCCAAAAACGTTCCCGGGGTAACCTTATTTTCGAGCTATGGCGGAGGAAATGAGAGTATGTCTATCAGAGGATATCGAGGAGTTCCTGTACTGAAAAACGGGGTTCAGCTGGATTCAGACTTCCGTACTGCAGGGATGATTACGGATATGCAGGGAGTGGAAAGTATTCAGGTGATCAAAGGATCTGCAGCTATCGGCCAAGGGATCGGAAATGGTTTAGGATCTGCAGGAGGAGTAATTAATGTGGTAACAAAAAGACCGCAGTTTATTGATCAGACTAATGTAGGATTCCGTTATGGAAGCTGGGATTTTTACAGACCTACCGTAGATTTCCAGAGAGTATTGGATTCCCAGGGAAAAGTAGCTGTGAGATTCAACGGAGCATATCAGAATAATAATTCATTCAGAAGCCACGTGCAGGGAGAAAGAATTTATGTCAATCCATCTGTCGCTTTCCGCCCGGATGATAAAACCATAATCAATGTGGAAATGGATTATCTTCATGATAAAAGGACACCGGACAGAGGAACAATCAATCTTGCTCCGGGAACTGTTGAAGCATTATATCATATGCCGAAAGGGAAGTTTTTAGGATATGCATCTGATTATTCAAAAACAGAGACATTCAACTTTGCGACTACCATCGTACGTAACCTTACAGATAAATTTAAAGTGAGAGCTGCTTTCGTTAATTCTGTTAGCAATACGGATTCTGAAGCTTCTTCCGTATCACTACCGGCCGGCGAAACCAACTATAATATCAGACAGCGTACTATAGGAAAGTCACAGGGAGAAGATATCAACAAAGTATTACAGTTAGACTTCATCGGAGAGCAAATAAAGACAGGATTTATCAACCATACTTTCCAGGTTGGTTTTGACTGGAGAGAAACAGAAACTTCATCCACAACTTACGAAGCCTATAAAAATTCAATTGCACCAGGAAATTTAATCACTGCACGTGCTACAAAAATTGGAAATACAACATATGCCGCCAATCCGCTTGATATTTTCGACGTAGTGAACGGAAGTATTCCCAATCAGCTTCCGGTAAATGTCATCTATAAAAATCTGGGAAGATCAAACGCTGTTTTAACTCCAAGTATCGGAGCAATGGCCCAGGACGTAATGACTATCTGGAAATATGTAAAAGCTCATTTGGGACTTCGTTACAGCAGACTGAACGGATCCACCAATGAGTCTGTAGATACATGGAATCCTAATTTTGGATTGATCGTTTCTCCACTTCCGAATGTTAATGTGTTTGGATCATATACTACAACAACCTCTTTACGATCTTCTAATAACCTCCTTTTAGAGGGTGGAAGAGTAGGCCCGTCGATGACCAAACAATGGGAAGGAGGAATTAAATCAGACTGGTTTAATGAGCGTTTAAGATTTAACGTTACTGTATTTGATATTAAAACAGATCATCTTTCGTTCACTATTCTTGACGAAAATTATAACCCTGTTGTGATCGACAAACAGACGATGTATGGTCTTGCAGGAAATCTTCGAAGAAAAGGAGTTGAAGTAGAATTGATCGGAAGAATTCTTCCCAACCTTCAGGTGATGTCGGGGTGGGCATATCTGGATGCTCAATATCAGGACAGCCCTGCTTATATGAACGGATCAGCACCAATGAATGCCCCTAAACATACTGCAAACGGATGGCTGAATTATAAATTCAATGAAGGTACTTTATCAGGACTTGATGTAGGGGCAGGAATTTATTACGTAGGAAAAAGACCGGTTGACGAATGGACTCAGAAAACATTTACAGCAGGACACCTGAACAGTGTGAGGCCCGGTGACAAACCTTTCGATATGCCGGAATATACAACAGTAGATGCTCAGGTCGGTTATTCTCTGAAAAATGGAATGGGAATAAGAGTATTCTTCAATAATATTTTTGACAGTGTAGGCTATAGCTCTTATTTCAGAGGTGGATATATTGATCAGATCCAGCCAAGAAACTTTGCTGTACAGGTAAACTATAAATTCTAA
- the rpsJ gene encoding 30S ribosomal protein S10, translating to MSQRIRIKLKSYDYNLVDKSAEKIVKTVKATGAVVNGPIPLPTNKRIFTVLRSPHVNKKAREQFQLSAHKRLMDIYSSSSKTVDALMKLELPSGVDVEIKV from the coding sequence ATGTCACAAAGAATCAGAATAAAACTAAAATCTTACGATTACAACTTGGTAGACAAGTCTGCTGAGAAAATCGTAAAAACGGTAAAGGCTACTGGTGCTGTTGTAAACGGTCCTATTCCATTACCAACGAATAAGAGAATCTTCACAGTGTTGAGATCTCCGCACGTAAACAAGAAAGCAAGAGAGCAGTTCCAACTTTCAGCTCACAAGAGACTAATGGATATCTACTCTTCTTCTTCTAAGACTGTTGATGCTCTAATGAAATTAGAACTTCCTTCAGGTGTAGACGTTGAAATTAAAGTGTGA
- the fusA gene encoding elongation factor G, with the protein MGRDLKFTRNIGIAAHIDAGKTTTTERILFYTGVNHKIGEVHDGASTMDWMEQEAERGITITSAATTCSWNFPTDQGKALPETKPYHFNIIDTPGHVDFTVEVNRSLRVLDGLVFLFSAVDGVEPQSETNWRLADNYKVARMGFVNKMDRQGADFLNVVNQVKEMLGSNAVPIVLPIGAEEDFKGVVDLIKNRAIIWDEAGQGATFEVVPIPEDMKDEVLEYREKLVEAVSEYDETLMEKFFEDPDSITEEEINAALRAATIDLSIIPMTCGSSFKNKGVQFMLDAVCKYLPSPLDKDDIKGTDPRTDAEITRKPSVDEPFAALAFKIATDPFVGRLAFFRAYSGRLDAGSYILNSRSGDKERISRIYQMHANKQNPVEYIEAGDIGAAVGFKSIKTGDTMCDEKNPIVLESMVFPDPVIGIAVEPKTKADQDKMGNALAKLAEEDPTFTVRTDEASGQTIISGMGELHLDIIVDRMKREFKVEVNQGQPQVEYKENLTKVASHREVYKKQSGGKGKFADIVFELGPADEGKVGLEFINEIKGGNVPREFVPAIEKGFKAAMKNGPLAGFEVEGIKVTLKDGSFHAVDSDALSFEMAAKLGFKEAGKAAKPVIMEPIMKLEVVTPEEYMGNIIGDLNKRRGTISGQEEKNGAVVIKGSVPLSEMFGYVTTLRTLSSGRATSSMELEKYAPTPQNVAEEIIAKAKG; encoded by the coding sequence ATGGGAAGAGATCTTAAATTTACAAGAAATATTGGTATCGCTGCTCACATTGATGCAGGTAAGACTACCACTACAGAAAGGATTCTATTCTATACAGGGGTAAACCACAAAATTGGAGAGGTTCACGATGGTGCTTCTACAATGGACTGGATGGAGCAGGAAGCAGAAAGAGGTATTACTATTACTTCTGCAGCTACCACTTGTTCTTGGAACTTTCCAACAGATCAAGGAAAAGCTTTACCAGAAACTAAACCTTACCACTTCAACATCATCGATACACCGGGACACGTTGACTTCACAGTAGAGGTAAACAGATCTTTAAGAGTATTGGATGGATTGGTATTCTTATTCTCTGCAGTAGATGGAGTAGAGCCTCAGTCTGAAACAAACTGGAGACTTGCAGACAACTACAAAGTTGCAAGAATGGGATTCGTAAACAAAATGGACAGACAAGGTGCTGACTTCCTTAACGTGGTAAACCAGGTTAAAGAAATGTTAGGATCTAACGCAGTTCCAATCGTTTTACCAATCGGTGCTGAAGAAGATTTCAAAGGAGTTGTTGACTTAATTAAAAACAGAGCGATCATCTGGGATGAAGCAGGACAAGGAGCTACTTTCGAAGTAGTGCCAATTCCTGAAGATATGAAAGATGAAGTTCTTGAATATAGAGAGAAACTGGTAGAAGCTGTTTCTGAATATGACGAAACTTTGATGGAGAAATTCTTCGAAGATCCGGATTCAATTACAGAAGAAGAAATCAATGCTGCATTGAGAGCTGCTACTATTGATTTATCTATTATCCCAATGACTTGTGGTTCTTCATTCAAGAATAAAGGAGTACAGTTTATGTTGGATGCAGTATGTAAATACCTGCCTTCTCCATTGGATAAAGATGATATCAAAGGTACTGATCCAAGAACAGACGCTGAAATTACAAGAAAACCATCTGTAGATGAGCCTTTCGCAGCTTTGGCATTTAAGATTGCTACTGACCCGTTCGTGGGAAGATTAGCATTCTTCAGAGCTTACTCTGGAAGACTGGATGCAGGTTCTTATATCTTGAACTCCCGTTCAGGAGATAAAGAAAGAATCTCAAGAATCTATCAGATGCACGCTAACAAACAAAACCCGGTAGAATATATTGAAGCTGGTGATATTGGTGCAGCGGTAGGATTCAAATCTATCAAAACTGGTGATACGATGTGTGATGAGAAAAACCCAATCGTTCTTGAATCGATGGTTTTCCCTGATCCGGTAATCGGTATCGCTGTTGAGCCTAAAACTAAAGCTGACCAGGATAAAATGGGTAACGCTCTAGCTAAATTGGCTGAAGAAGATCCAACGTTTACTGTAAGAACTGACGAAGCTTCTGGACAAACGATCATCTCTGGTATGGGTGAGCTTCACTTAGATATCATTGTAGACCGTATGAAGAGAGAGTTCAAGGTTGAAGTAAACCAGGGACAACCTCAGGTAGAGTACAAAGAAAACTTAACAAAAGTTGCCAGCCACAGAGAAGTTTACAAAAAGCAATCTGGAGGTAAAGGTAAATTTGCTGACATTGTATTTGAACTAGGACCTGCAGACGAAGGTAAAGTTGGTTTAGAATTCATCAATGAGATCAAAGGTGGTAACGTTCCTAGAGAATTCGTTCCTGCAATTGAAAAAGGATTTAAAGCTGCAATGAAGAACGGTCCATTGGCTGGTTTCGAAGTTGAAGGTATTAAAGTTACTCTTAAAGATGGATCTTTCCACGCAGTGGATTCTGACGCTCTTTCTTTCGAAATGGCTGCTAAGCTAGGATTTAAAGAAGCTGGTAAAGCTGCTAAACCAGTAATTATGGAGCCTATTATGAAACTGGAAGTTGTAACTCCGGAAGAATATATGGGTAACATCATTGGTGACCTTAACAAGAGAAGAGGTACTATCAGTGGCCAGGAAGAGAAAAACGGAGCTGTTGTAATCAAAGGTTCTGTTCCACTTTCTGAAATGTTTGGATATGTAACAACTCTAAGAACACTTTCATCAGGAAGAGCTACTTCTTCTATGGAATTAGAGAAATACGCACCAACTCCACAAAACGTTGCTGAAGAAATCATAGCTAAAGCAAAAGGTTAA
- the rpsG gene encoding 30S ribosomal protein S7 produces the protein MRKTKAKKRPLLPDPKFNDQLVTRFVNNLMLDGKKSIAFKIFYDALDIVETKKGDNEKTALEIWKDALTNVMPHVEVRSRRVGGANFQIPMPIRADRKISMAMKWLIKYSKARNDKSMALKLANEVVAASREEGAAFKKKSDTHKMAEANKAFSHFKF, from the coding sequence ATGAGAAAGACAAAAGCGAAAAAAAGACCGTTGTTACCAGATCCGAAATTTAATGATCAATTGGTAACGAGATTCGTAAACAACTTAATGCTTGACGGTAAGAAGTCAATCGCATTCAAAATTTTCTATGATGCATTAGATATCGTAGAAACTAAAAAAGGAGATAACGAAAAAACTGCACTTGAAATCTGGAAAGATGCACTTACAAATGTAATGCCTCACGTAGAAGTACGTTCTAGAAGAGTAGGTGGAGCTAACTTCCAGATCCCTATGCCAATCAGAGCTGACAGAAAAATTTCTATGGCAATGAAATGGTTAATCAAGTATTCTAAAGCTAGAAATGATAAGTCTATGGCTTTGAAATTAGCTAACGAAGTTGTAGCTGCTTCAAGAGAAGAAGGTGCTGCTTTCAAAAAGAAATCTGATACTCACAAAATGGCGGAAGCTAACAAGGCTTTCTCACACTTCAAATTCTAA
- the rpsL gene encoding 30S ribosomal protein S12: MPTIQQLVRKGRATLAKKSKSAALDSCPQRRGVCTRVYTTTPKKPNSALRKVARVRLSNGKEVNAYIPGEGHNLQEHSIVLVRGGRVKDLPGVRYHIVRGALDTAGVNGRTQRRSKYGAKRPKPGQAAAAPAKGKKK, from the coding sequence ATGCCTACTATTCAACAATTAGTAAGAAAAGGAAGAGCCACGCTTGCCAAGAAGAGCAAATCGGCTGCCCTTGATTCTTGTCCACAAAGACGTGGTGTATGTACGAGAGTATATACAACTACACCGAAGAAACCTAACTCTGCACTTAGAAAAGTAGCAAGGGTAAGACTTTCTAACGGTAAAGAAGTTAATGCCTATATCCCGGGCGAAGGACACAATCTTCAAGAGCACTCGATAGTATTGGTTAGAGGCGGAAGGGTGAAAGACCTACCGGGAGTACGTTACCACATCGTAAGAGGTGCATTAGACACAGCTGGTGTAAATGGAAGAACACAGAGAAGATCTAAGTACGGAGCTAAGAGACCTAAACCAGGACAAGCAGCTGCTGCTCCTGCAAAAGGAAAGAAAAAATAA
- a CDS encoding Dps family protein: MKNASIIGLKEADCKNISEKLNVLLANYSVFYQNTRGSHWNIKGDQFFTLHPKFEELYNSLVLKIDEIAERILTLGATPAHNYSDYLKVATIKESKEVTDGTKSVEQILSSFKVVIDLQRELLDITDKAGDEGTNSQMSDYITEQEKEVWMYNSYLGK, encoded by the coding sequence ATGAAAAACGCAAGTATTATCGGTCTTAAAGAAGCCGACTGTAAAAACATCTCAGAAAAATTAAATGTACTATTAGCTAACTATTCAGTATTCTACCAGAACACAAGAGGTTCTCACTGGAATATTAAAGGTGATCAGTTCTTCACCCTTCACCCAAAGTTTGAGGAATTGTACAATAGCCTGGTCTTAAAGATTGATGAGATTGCAGAAAGAATCCTTACGTTAGGAGCTACTCCTGCACATAATTATTCAGATTACTTAAAGGTAGCAACCATTAAAGAAAGTAAAGAAGTAACGGACGGTACCAAAAGTGTGGAACAGATTCTAAGTTCATTCAAAGTAGTAATTGACCTGCAGAGAGAACTTTTAGACATTACAGATAAAGCAGGAGACGAAGGTACAAATTCGCAGATGAGCGACTATATCACCGAGCAGGAGAAAGAAGTTTGGATGTACAATTCTTATCTTGGAAAATAA
- the pncB gene encoding nicotinate phosphoribosyltransferase, whose amino-acid sequence MSDVRLNSILDNDFYKITMQNAVVKLFPSSIVKYEFINRGKHHFPEGFDAALREAVNKMAELKLTKDEKKFMARTCPYIDLPYLDFLEGYHYDPSEVKIHQEGGDLSVIVEGLWYRTILWEVPLLALISELHYEMNHMERDSNEVVMSKTIEKADSLGRLGVTFAEFGTRRRHSYKVQNLVMEALTQKKESTFIGSSNVHFAMKYGVKPIGTHAHEWFMFHAAEYGFKMANELALEHWVDVYRGDLGVALSDTYTTDVFFQQFDKKFAKLFDGVRHDSGDALEFADKTIAHYQRNGINPMFKYIIFSDALNLEKVEEITNYCRGKIGISFGIGTNLTNDVGLKPMNIVMKLIGVQAPNKEWIPTVKLSDEHGKYTGDPKMIELAKEFLRIKD is encoded by the coding sequence ATGAGCGACGTCAGATTAAACTCTATCCTTGATAATGATTTCTATAAAATAACCATGCAGAATGCTGTGGTAAAGCTATTCCCGAGTTCTATCGTAAAATACGAATTTATCAACAGGGGAAAACACCACTTTCCGGAAGGGTTTGACGCTGCTTTAAGAGAAGCTGTCAATAAAATGGCTGAACTTAAACTTACAAAAGATGAAAAAAAGTTCATGGCAAGAACATGTCCTTATATAGATTTGCCCTATCTTGATTTTTTAGAAGGTTATCACTATGATCCTTCTGAAGTAAAAATCCATCAGGAAGGAGGTGATCTTTCTGTCATTGTTGAAGGGCTTTGGTACAGAACGATTCTTTGGGAAGTTCCACTGCTGGCATTGATCAGTGAACTGCATTATGAAATGAACCACATGGAAAGAGATTCCAACGAGGTGGTAATGAGCAAAACAATCGAAAAGGCTGACTCCTTGGGCAGACTTGGAGTAACATTTGCAGAATTTGGAACGAGAAGAAGACACTCTTATAAGGTACAAAATCTGGTGATGGAAGCTTTAACCCAGAAAAAAGAGTCTACTTTTATCGGAAGTTCAAACGTACATTTTGCGATGAAATACGGTGTAAAACCTATCGGAACGCATGCTCATGAATGGTTTATGTTCCATGCTGCCGAATATGGATTCAAAATGGCCAATGAGTTGGCACTGGAACATTGGGTAGATGTTTACAGAGGTGATCTTGGAGTAGCTTTGTCTGATACTTATACCACAGATGTATTTTTCCAGCAGTTTGACAAAAAATTTGCTAAGCTTTTTGATGGCGTTCGTCATGATAGTGGAGATGCTCTGGAATTTGCAGATAAAACCATTGCTCACTATCAAAGAAATGGAATCAATCCGATGTTTAAATATATTATTTTTTCAGATGCATTAAATCTTGAAAAAGTAGAGGAAATTACCAATTATTGCAGAGGAAAAATTGGCATCTCATTCGGAATCGGCACCAACCTTACCAATGATGTGGGATTGAAGCCCATGAATATTGTAATGAAACTTATTGGTGTACAAGCTCCCAATAAAGAATGGATTCCTACAGTAAAACTTTCCGATGAGCATGGTAAATATACCGGAGATCCAAAGATGATCGAACTGGCGAAAGAATTTTTAAGAATTAAAGACTAG
- a CDS encoding YciI family protein, whose protein sequence is MKSRVLLLAGLLLSAFSYAQEKKAEKPKYNQELATSLGADKYGMKPYTIVILTTGSAKIEDKAKMGKLMKGHMANIGKLANEGKIVVAGPFLEKNKENYRGMFIFNTKSKEEAEQWVKTDPAVQAGVFNYEIFPWYGSAALPLYLKHHDEISKENP, encoded by the coding sequence ATGAAATCAAGAGTACTACTACTTGCAGGTCTCCTTCTGTCAGCATTTTCTTATGCTCAGGAAAAGAAAGCAGAAAAGCCTAAATACAACCAGGAACTGGCCACTTCTTTAGGTGCTGACAAATATGGGATGAAACCTTATACGATTGTTATACTGACAACAGGTTCTGCTAAAATTGAAGACAAAGCCAAAATGGGGAAACTCATGAAAGGGCACATGGCCAATATCGGTAAGCTGGCCAATGAAGGCAAAATTGTTGTTGCCGGACCTTTCCTTGAAAAGAATAAAGAAAACTACCGTGGCATGTTTATTTTCAACACCAAATCGAAGGAAGAAGCCGAGCAGTGGGTAAAAACAGATCCGGCAGTTCAGGCCGGTGTCTTCAACTATGAAATTTTCCCATGGTATGGTTCCGCAGCGCTGCCATTGTATCTTAAGCATCATGATGAGATCTCGAAAGAAAATCCTTAA